CCCGGGTGGAGCTGACCTGGCTGCACCGGAATGGCGCTGCCCCCGGCACCACGAACCTGCTGGAGAAAGCCATCCGCGAGCTGACGTTCCCCCCTGGCGATCACTTCGTCTGGCTTGCGGGCGAAGCCAACACCCTGCGGCCCATTCGCGAGCATGTCTACAACGAGCGCGGCACCCACAAAAAATGGATCAGCGCGACCGGATACTGGAAGCGGAACACCGCCGACCACCACGAGCCACATGATTGACACGTCTGTCTCACCTGCCTGACTCCCCTGCTTGGGCAGGGCTCTTGACAGGAAGGGCCAGGACATGGGACGAAACGCCCCGCTAGTGAAAATGAGAACCATTTTCATAAACGTGACCGCACTGAAAGCGGCGGGTTTCCAGCCATTCGAGGGCAGCCACGGGGCTTTCCCTCTCAACAGGGGCATGTAGACACATGGGAACGACCACCAAAGTGGCCCTGGTCACGGGCGCGGCGCAGGGCATCGGCGCGGCGGTAGTGCGCGCGCTGGCGAACAGCGGTCCGGTCGCCGCGCTCGACACCCAGGCCGAGAAGCTCTCCACGTTGGTGGGAGACATGGGGCAGGGCCGTGGCCGTGTCTGCGCCTTCCGGGCGGATGTGCGCGACAGCGTCGCGGTCGAGGCCGTGGTCGACCAGGTCGAACGCGAGATGGGGCCCATCGGAATTCTGGTCAATGTGGCCGGTGTCTTGCGGACGGGCGCTGCCCTCGAGCTCAGTGATGCGGACTGGGAGACGACCTTCGCTGTCAACACGCATGGCGTGTTTCACGTCTCTCGCGCGGTGGCCAAGCGGATGGTGCCACGCAAGAGCGGAGTGATTGTCACCGTTGCATCCAATGCCTCGGGGACCCCCCGGATGCAGATGGCCGCGTATGCTGCCTCCAAGGCTGCCTCCGCCATGTTCACCAAGTGCCTGGGGTTGGAGCTTGCCCAGCACAACATCCGGTGCAACGTGGTGTCACCCGGCTCCACCGACACGGCCATGCAGCGCGCGCTATGGACCGATGAACGAGGTGGAGAGGCGACCATCGCCGGTTCCCTGGAGACCTTCCGCGTGGGCATTCCCTTGCGACGGCTGGCCACTCCCGCCGACATCGCCGATGCGGTGGTGTTTCTCACCTCCGACCAGGCACGCCACATCACCCTGCACGACTTGTGTGTCGATGGCGGCGCAACCCTGGGCGTCTAGGAAAGCCAGACGTCCCGCCTCACACCCTCCCCCTTTCTGATGCGATGGATGCAGGGAGTGGTCTCGTCCGAAGTTGATAACGATTACCAAAATCGTTTTCGTGAATTGCGTCTTTCCCCTCCTTTTCAGCACCAGCAGCTCCAAGCCCTGCATCAGGAAAGTGCCTGTGATGACCGAACGTCCCATGTCGCCGCAGAAGCTGGCCGCGCAACTGCTCGAGAGCTACGAGGCCGGCTCTTCCTTCTTCTTTGCCTCCCCCAAGCGCACCCTGCTGGCCCGAGGCACCTTCGCTACCGTGCCACATTTTGAAGGCACGGATGCGCTGCAGCGGCTGCCTGAGCGGGTGGCCGCGGTGCTCAACAATGCCCGGGAGGCCGGCCACGACATCCCGGTAGCGGTTGGCGCAGTGCCTTTTGATGGATCGATTCCCGCCCAGATGGTGGTCCCGATGACGCTCCAGCGAGCGGGCCCCTTGGTCTTCGACGCCGACGTGCCGGTGCACCAGCCCCTGGCGGCGCGCTACACGGTTCAGCCCGTGCCGGAGCCCGCGGCCTACCTCGACGGTGTCACACAAGCGTTGAAGCTGATGCAGACCGGCTCGCTGCGCAAGGTGGTGTTGTCCCGGTCGCTGCACCTGAGCGCCACCACCCCCATCGATCTTCCGCAGTTGCTGCGCAACCTGGCCCAGCGCAACCCTTCTGGGTACACCTTCGCGGTGGATCTGCCCACCGAGGCGGCGGGGGGGCGCAGGCGCACGCTCATTGGCGCCAGCCCGGAGCTGTTGGTCTCGCGATCGGGTCTTCAGGTGCTCGCCAATCCCCTGGCGGGCTCCGCGGCACGCAGCGCCGATCCCATCGAGGATCAAGAGCGGGCCGCCACGCTGCTCAAATCGCCCAAGGACCTCCACGAGCACGCCGTGGTCATCGACGCGGTGGTGGAAGCCATGCGGCCCTACTGCAAGAAGCTGGATGTGCCGGCGGGACCGTCGCTGGTCAGCACGCAGACCATGTGGCACCTGTCGAGCCGGATCTGCGGCGAGCTGGCGGATCCGTCGATCACCTCGCTGACGCTGGCGGTTGCGCTGCACCCCACCCCTGCCGTGTGCGGCTATCCAACCGAGCTGGCCCACGAGGCGATCACCACGATTGAGCCTTTCGATCGCGGCTTCTACACGGGCACCGTTGGCTGGTGCGACGTCAACGGAGATGGCCAGTGGGCGGTGACCATCCGCTGCGCCGAGGCCGACGAGCGCACGCTGCGGCTGTTCGCGGGAGCGGGCATCGTGGTGGGCTCGAAGCCCGAGTCCGAGCTGGCCGAGACCGAGGCGAAGTTCCGCACCATGCTTCAGGCAATGGGGCTGGGCCAAAACACAGAGGTGCAATCGTGACCTCTCCCAGCCCTCAGCGGGAGGCTTCTCTTCTGCCGGGCTGCACGCCCTGGCCCGAGGAGTTCGTCACGCACTACCGCAAGGCGGGCTACTGGCGTGGAGAGACCTTCGGCCAGATGCTGCGCGAGCGTGCCCAGCGCCACGGCGGCCGGACCGCCCTGGTGGCCGGGACGCAGCGCTGGAGTTATCGCGAGTTCGACGAGCGGACCGACCGGCTGGTGGCCGGTTTCCATGCCTTGGGAATCAAAGCCAGGGACCGGGTGGTGGTGCAGCTTCCCAACATCGCCGAGTTCTTCGAGGTGGTGTTCGCGCTCTTCCGCCTGGGAGCGTTGCCCGTGTTCGCACTTCCCGCGCACCGCAGCGCCGAGATCAACTACTTCTGTGAGTTCACCGAGGCGGTGGCCTACGTCATTCCCGACAAGCACTCGGGGTTCGACTACCGCACGTTGGCCGAGAAGGTGCGCGGCGCGGTGCCAGGCCTGCGGCACGTGATTGTCGTGGGCGAGCCGGGACCGTTCACGCCCTTGAGTCAGCTGTACGCCACACCGGCCGCGCTGCCCGAGCCTGTCCCCAGTGATGTGGCCTTCTTCCAGCTCTCGGGAGGCAGCACCGGCGTTCCCAAGCTCATCCCAAGAACCCACGACGACTACATCTACAGCTTGCGCGGCAGCGTGGAGATCTGCGGGCTCGACGAGACGAGTGTCTACCTGTGCGCCCTGCCGGCCGCGCACAACTTCCCCCTCAGCTCGCCGGGTGTCCTCGGAACCCTGTATGCCGGGGGAACCGCCGTGCTGGCGCTGCACCCCAGCCCGGATCAGGCCTTCCCGTTGATCGAGCGCGAGCGGGTGACCATCACCGCCTTGGTCCCCCCGCTGGCGATGATCTGGCTGGATGCCGCCAAGGCCCGGCGGCATGACCTGTCCAGCCTGAAAGTGCTCCAGGTGGGCGGAGCCCGGCTCAGCGCCGAGGCCGCCCAGCGCGTGCGCCCCACGCTGGGCTGCACGCTGCAGCAGGTCTATGGAATGGCCGAGGGGCTGGTGAACTACACCCGGCTGGATGATCCCGAGGAGCTCATCGTCGCCACCCAGGGCAGACCGATTTCACCCGACGACGAAGTCCGGATCATCGACGAGGATGGCCGCGATGTGGCCCCCGGAGAGACCGGTCAACTCCTGACCCGGGGTCCCTACACCATCCGCGGCTACTACAATGCCGAGGCCCACAACGCCCGGGCGTTCACCTCCGATGGCTTCTACTGCACCGGCGACCTGGTCCGGGTCACTCCGGAAGGCTACATGGTGGTGGAGGGGCGAGCGAAGGATCAGATCAACCGTGGCGGGGACAAGATCGCCGCCGAAGAGGTCGAGAACCACCTGCTTGCACACCCTGCGGTCCATGACGCCGCGGTGATTTCCATTCCAGATCCCTTCTTGGGTGAGCGCACCTGCGCGTTCGTCATTCCACGCGAGGCCCCGCCCACTGCCGCGACGCTCACCTCGTTTCTGAGGGAGCGCGGACTGGCGGCCTACAAGATTCCAGACCGAGTCGAGTTCGTCGCCACGTTCCCGCAGACCGGCGTCGGCAAGGTCAGCAAGAAGGCCCTGCGGGAGACACTCACCCGCCGATAGGGCTCCTTCTGAGCACGGACGAAGCCCTCCTCCTCGAATCGCTGTACCCATTCCCCAAGCACGAAAGAGTCAGACCATGGCACTGCCCGCCATCGCCCCTTATCGCATGCCCAGCGCGGCCGACCTGCCCACGAACAAGGTGTCTTGGACACCCGATCCTCAGCGCTCCGTCCTGCTCATTCACGACATGCAGCAGTATTTCGTGGATGCCTTCACCCATGGCGCCTCGCCCGTGACAGAGCTCGTGGAGAACATCCGCCAGCTGCGCGCGCACTGCATTTCGCTGGGAATTCCCGTGGTGTACTCGGCGCAGCCAGGCGGGCAGACGCCCGAGCAGCGCGGCCTGTTGCTGGATTTCTGGGGCGCTGGAATCAACGGTGGCCCACACCAGAAGCAGATCATCGATGCACTGGCCCCGGCCGAAGGAGACATCGTCCTCACCAAGTGGCGCTACAGCGCGTTCAACAGGACGCAGCTGATGGACATCCTGCGCAAAGGGCAGCGCAACCAGCTGATCATCTGCGGCATCTACGCGCACATCGGCTGCCTCCAGACCGCCAGCGAGGCCTTCATGAATGAGGTGCAGCCGTTCCTGGTGGCGGATGGTGTGGCGGACTTCTCCTGGGAAAACCACCAGATGGCGTTGAACTACGCAGCGCGGCTGTGCGCCGTCACCACCACCACGCAGCAGCTCATCGAGCAACTGCGGCCTCAAGCCGTCCGCGGGGGAGCGCCCCTGAGCCGCCAGCAGATCCACGCAGATGTCGTCGAGCTGCTTCAGCAGGATGCAGCGCTCGGGGACGACGAAAACCTCCTGGAGCGGGGGCTCGATTCAATCCGGCTCATGAGCCTGGTCGAACGCTGGAGGAACGCCGGGGCCGAGGTCACCTTCGTGGAACTGGCCGAACGCCCGACCCTGGCCGACTGGTACGCGATGTTGACGTCCACGGCCCAGCCCCCCGTGGAAGTGGCTGCGGCCTTCCAGCGCGGTGTCCGGCCTACCGCGTAGCCATCGAGCCGTGGGGCTGCCCCACCTCGATGTTTTTCACGTCTAAAGGGAGTACTGAGCGATGCGGGATTCACAAGAAGCACGCCGGCCGCTGTCTGCGGCCCAGCACGGTATCTGGCTGGGCCAGCAGTTCGATCTCAAGAGCCCGGTGTACAACGCCGGCGAGTGCATTGAGATCTGCGGCCCCGTGGACCCCGCGCTCTTCGAGGCAGCGGTTCGTCAAGCGGTCAGCGAGGCCGAAGCGTTGCACGTGCGCTTCGTTGCCAGCGAGGGCGGGCCACAGCAACTGCTCGGCACTCAGGCAGACTGGACGCTGCATACGGCCGATCTCAGCGAGACCGCCGATCCCTGGGCAGCGGTTCAAACATGGATGAAGGCCGATCTGGCCCAGACGGTCGACCTCAGCCGGGGCCCCCTCTTCACGGAGGCCCTGTTCAAAGCCGCCCCCGGACGGTTCTTCTGGTACCAGCGGGTCCACCACATCGCCATGGATGGCTTTGGGTTCTCGTTGCTGGCCCGGCGGGTGGCGGATGTGTACACCGCGAAGGCCGCGGGCCGCCCCGTGACGGGAGGCTTCGGCTCATTCCAGGCCGTGCTGGATGAGGATGTGGCGTACCGGAACGGGCCCCAGTACGAACTTGATCGGGCCTTCTGGATGGAGCGCTTCGCCGACCGGCCTACCCCGGTCAGCCTGGCTTCCCCCGCCCCCATGTCTTCCAGCTTCGTGCGCCAGACCCGCTTCCTTGCCTCCCAGAGCATGGAGCAACTCCAGGCGGTCTCACGGACGGCGGGCCTGAACTGGCCGGACCTCATGCTCGCAGCCACGGCGGTCTACCTGCACCGTTTGACCGATGCGGCCGAGGTGGTGCTCGGCCTGCCAGTCATGACACGACTCGGCTCGGCTGCGCTGCG
This genomic window from Stigmatella ashevillena contains:
- a CDS encoding 2,3-dihydro-2,3-dihydroxybenzoate dehydrogenase, which produces MGTTTKVALVTGAAQGIGAAVVRALANSGPVAALDTQAEKLSTLVGDMGQGRGRVCAFRADVRDSVAVEAVVDQVEREMGPIGILVNVAGVLRTGAALELSDADWETTFAVNTHGVFHVSRAVAKRMVPRKSGVIVTVASNASGTPRMQMAAYAASKAASAMFTKCLGLELAQHNIRCNVVSPGSTDTAMQRALWTDERGGEATIAGSLETFRVGIPLRRLATPADIADAVVFLTSDQARHITLHDLCVDGGATLGV
- the dhbC gene encoding isochorismate synthase DhbC; amino-acid sequence: MTERPMSPQKLAAQLLESYEAGSSFFFASPKRTLLARGTFATVPHFEGTDALQRLPERVAAVLNNAREAGHDIPVAVGAVPFDGSIPAQMVVPMTLQRAGPLVFDADVPVHQPLAARYTVQPVPEPAAYLDGVTQALKLMQTGSLRKVVLSRSLHLSATTPIDLPQLLRNLAQRNPSGYTFAVDLPTEAAGGRRRTLIGASPELLVSRSGLQVLANPLAGSAARSADPIEDQERAATLLKSPKDLHEHAVVIDAVVEAMRPYCKKLDVPAGPSLVSTQTMWHLSSRICGELADPSITSLTLAVALHPTPAVCGYPTELAHEAITTIEPFDRGFYTGTVGWCDVNGDGQWAVTIRCAEADERTLRLFAGAGIVVGSKPESELAETEAKFRTMLQAMGLGQNTEVQS
- a CDS encoding (2,3-dihydroxybenzoyl)adenylate synthase, producing the protein MTSPSPQREASLLPGCTPWPEEFVTHYRKAGYWRGETFGQMLRERAQRHGGRTALVAGTQRWSYREFDERTDRLVAGFHALGIKARDRVVVQLPNIAEFFEVVFALFRLGALPVFALPAHRSAEINYFCEFTEAVAYVIPDKHSGFDYRTLAEKVRGAVPGLRHVIVVGEPGPFTPLSQLYATPAALPEPVPSDVAFFQLSGGSTGVPKLIPRTHDDYIYSLRGSVEICGLDETSVYLCALPAAHNFPLSSPGVLGTLYAGGTAVLALHPSPDQAFPLIERERVTITALVPPLAMIWLDAAKARRHDLSSLKVLQVGGARLSAEAAQRVRPTLGCTLQQVYGMAEGLVNYTRLDDPEELIVATQGRPISPDDEVRIIDEDGRDVAPGETGQLLTRGPYTIRGYYNAEAHNARAFTSDGFYCTGDLVRVTPEGYMVVEGRAKDQINRGGDKIAAEEVENHLLAHPAVHDAAVISIPDPFLGERTCAFVIPREAPPTAATLTSFLRERGLAAYKIPDRVEFVATFPQTGVGKVSKKALRETLTRR
- a CDS encoding isochorismatase family protein, giving the protein MALPAIAPYRMPSAADLPTNKVSWTPDPQRSVLLIHDMQQYFVDAFTHGASPVTELVENIRQLRAHCISLGIPVVYSAQPGGQTPEQRGLLLDFWGAGINGGPHQKQIIDALAPAEGDIVLTKWRYSAFNRTQLMDILRKGQRNQLIICGIYAHIGCLQTASEAFMNEVQPFLVADGVADFSWENHQMALNYAARLCAVTTTTQQLIEQLRPQAVRGGAPLSRQQIHADVVELLQQDAALGDDENLLERGLDSIRLMSLVERWRNAGAEVTFVELAERPTLADWYAMLTSTAQPPVEVAAAFQRGVRPTA